In one window of Photobacterium leiognathi DNA:
- the tilS gene encoding tRNA lysidine(34) synthetase TilS, which produces MLKEAMLYPSFSRQLLTTHNAGSKSFVLAFSGGLDSRVLLDLMARFIAQYPTYSCHAVYVHHGLSNNADVWAEKCLAWAKQSGISCDVERVMVETGNRISLEQAAREARYKALAKHVQQGDTLLTAQHSDDQIETFLLALKRGSGPAGLASMPVILPFAKGTHLRPLLNVTRAEIEQYGKAHQLEWVEDESNQDERYDRNFIRHQITPRLVERWSGIHKAVARSSALCGEQEALLEELLSTQLAQATQQDGSLLLAKNTTQRVGMALIRQWLKRQKVVMPSLAQLEQIWFNVVLAKQDANPKLCWSNVEVRRSQGKLYLLQQWSDISQWQASLELNAACQLPQDLGALVLSESGCDKALRYPQKDEQVTVRFCYQGDPIKPLGRSGSRKLKKLFQEYQVPSWLRSRTPFIFYGDKLVAVVGYFVVADFSGDDIAINHRI; this is translated from the coding sequence ATGTTGAAAGAAGCCATGTTATATCCCTCTTTTTCTCGCCAACTACTCACAACCCACAATGCCGGCAGTAAAAGTTTTGTTCTTGCTTTTAGTGGTGGGTTAGATTCGCGAGTGTTACTGGATTTAATGGCTCGATTTATTGCTCAATACCCGACTTATTCTTGCCATGCCGTTTATGTACATCATGGCTTGAGTAACAATGCCGATGTGTGGGCTGAGAAATGTTTAGCGTGGGCAAAGCAAAGTGGGATCAGCTGCGATGTTGAACGAGTGATGGTTGAGACGGGAAACCGTATCAGTCTTGAACAAGCAGCGCGAGAGGCTCGCTACAAGGCATTAGCTAAACATGTTCAACAGGGAGATACCTTATTAACGGCACAACACAGTGATGATCAGATAGAGACTTTTTTGTTGGCGCTTAAACGCGGTAGTGGTCCTGCTGGATTAGCATCAATGCCCGTTATTTTACCTTTTGCTAAAGGTACACATTTAAGACCGTTATTGAATGTGACTCGTGCTGAGATTGAACAATACGGCAAGGCTCACCAACTTGAATGGGTGGAAGATGAGAGTAACCAAGATGAGCGTTACGATCGTAATTTTATCCGTCATCAGATCACCCCTCGTCTGGTAGAACGTTGGTCGGGCATCCATAAAGCGGTTGCACGAAGTAGTGCATTGTGTGGTGAACAAGAAGCGTTATTAGAAGAGCTATTATCGACGCAGTTGGCTCAAGCAACGCAGCAAGATGGGAGTTTATTGCTGGCTAAAAATACTACTCAGCGTGTTGGAATGGCATTGATTAGACAATGGTTAAAACGACAAAAAGTGGTGATGCCGTCTTTAGCTCAACTTGAGCAGATTTGGTTTAACGTTGTATTAGCGAAACAAGATGCCAACCCTAAGTTATGTTGGTCAAATGTCGAAGTTCGTCGCAGCCAAGGGAAATTGTATTTACTGCAGCAATGGAGTGATATCAGTCAATGGCAAGCATCACTTGAACTTAATGCTGCATGTCAACTACCACAGGATTTAGGCGCGTTAGTATTATCGGAAAGCGGTTGTGATAAAGCGCTTCGATACCCACAAAAAGATGAGCAAGTTACGGTGCGCTTTTGTTATCAAGGCGATCCCATCAAACCATTAGGACGCAGTGGTAGTCGTAAACTCAAGAAACTGTTTCAAGAGTATCAAGTCCCGAGTTGGTTACGCAGTCGAACGCCTTTTATTTTTTATGGCGACAAACTTGTAGCCGTTGTTGGCTATTTTGTTGTTGCCGATTTTTCAGGCGATGATATTGCTATTAATCACCGAATTTAA
- a CDS encoding D-alanine--D-alanine ligase family protein gives MRVGVLCGGRSSEREVSLKSGAQIVSAVKALGHDVIQLDPCSIDLSMLNLYKLDKVFIALHGGLGESGHIQALLDILQIPYVGSGVLASAISLNKLKTKEVWSANGLLTAPWVLVRKSTSQSDILKVCGEITFPVVIKPLNQGCSIGVAKADNEEQLWQALLAAFEYDDEVLVEQFIVGREYTCAVLNDEALPIVQICSDTFFDWSAKFGTQSATYHCPSDLSEQEEKSMQQVVKAAYKALGCRGWGRVDVLLTENNDVYLIEMNTIPGMTERSVYPMAAAQAGLTYEALIAKLLDKAQFDTI, from the coding sequence ATGAGGGTTGGTGTTCTATGTGGCGGCAGATCGAGTGAGCGAGAAGTATCACTAAAGTCTGGGGCGCAAATTGTATCTGCAGTTAAAGCCTTAGGGCATGACGTAATACAGCTAGATCCATGTAGCATTGATCTCTCAATGCTGAATCTTTATAAGCTGGATAAAGTATTTATTGCTTTACATGGTGGCTTAGGCGAAAGCGGACATATCCAAGCATTACTTGATATTTTACAGATCCCATACGTTGGAAGTGGCGTCTTAGCATCAGCGATCTCACTGAATAAACTGAAAACGAAAGAAGTGTGGTCGGCAAATGGTTTATTGACCGCACCTTGGGTATTGGTACGTAAATCGACATCTCAATCTGATATTTTAAAGGTCTGTGGTGAAATCACATTTCCTGTTGTGATCAAGCCTTTAAATCAAGGTTGTAGTATTGGGGTTGCTAAAGCCGATAATGAAGAACAATTATGGCAAGCACTGCTAGCTGCATTTGAATATGATGATGAAGTGTTAGTAGAGCAATTTATTGTTGGACGTGAATATACCTGTGCAGTATTGAATGATGAAGCGCTGCCTATAGTACAAATTTGTTCAGATACGTTTTTTGATTGGAGTGCTAAGTTCGGAACACAAAGTGCCACTTATCACTGTCCATCAGATTTGAGTGAGCAAGAAGAAAAGAGCATGCAGCAAGTTGTAAAGGCTGCATATAAAGCGTTAGGTTGTCGAGGTTGGGGGCGCGTAGATGTGCTGTTAACTGAAAATAACGATGTGTATTTAATTGAAATGAATACCATTCCAGGGATGACAGAGCGTAGTGTCTATCCAATGGCTGCAGCCCAAGCGGGTTTAACTTATGAAGCGTTAATTGCTAAGTTACTCGATAAAGCACAATTTGATACGATTTAA
- a CDS encoding aromatic amino acid transport family protein, giving the protein MSKPSTLGGACIIASVCVGAGMLGLPSAGAGAWTFWSVIAISLTMVMMTLSGWLLLEALKHYNFKVSFNTITKDVLNRKINVINNLSLYFVGCILLYAYISSSGMIFSNLLGINEKLASVLFVAVCSAFVLHSTRAVDRISILLIVFMLVSFLIGISGLAVNIQIPVLLDTTHLHASYSPYALALLPIALTSFGYHHSVSTMRDYYRDEYRAKNAILGGTFIALGFYLVWVLCIFGNLPRDAFGPVVSAGGGIDALTHALDSVIDSNSVKQAIRIFSIAAVVSSFIGVGLGVFDYLADFFGFEDSKQGRMKTWAITFIPPLLFSLVSPFGFLTAIGLAGAAATIWACIIPALLAKKTRQCKASKEGFVVPGGNVTVYVVIGFGVVTAVFHIMAMANLLPIFKG; this is encoded by the coding sequence ATGAGCAAACCATCCACACTTGGCGGTGCATGCATTATTGCAAGCGTTTGTGTTGGCGCAGGCATGTTAGGTTTACCGAGTGCGGGGGCGGGTGCATGGACATTTTGGAGTGTTATTGCGATCTCATTGACCATGGTCATGATGACCTTATCCGGTTGGTTACTGTTAGAAGCACTAAAGCATTACAACTTTAAGGTGTCTTTTAATACCATCACCAAAGATGTACTAAATCGTAAAATCAACGTGATCAACAATCTGTCACTGTACTTTGTTGGTTGTATTTTGCTTTATGCTTACATTTCATCATCAGGCATGATTTTCAGTAACTTGCTCGGCATTAATGAAAAGTTAGCGTCAGTGTTATTTGTAGCGGTATGCTCTGCGTTTGTTCTACATTCAACTCGCGCTGTTGATCGTATTTCAATTCTACTGATTGTCTTTATGCTGGTGAGTTTTTTAATCGGTATCTCTGGTTTAGCGGTTAATATTCAGATACCAGTGCTGCTTGATACGACACATTTACATGCTAGTTACTCACCGTATGCGTTAGCCTTGTTACCGATTGCATTGACCTCGTTTGGTTACCATCACTCAGTTAGTACGATGCGTGATTACTACCGAGATGAATACCGTGCGAAAAATGCGATTTTAGGCGGTACCTTTATTGCGTTAGGTTTCTACTTGGTATGGGTATTATGTATTTTTGGTAATTTGCCGCGTGATGCGTTTGGCCCTGTAGTTTCTGCTGGTGGTGGTATTGATGCACTCACTCATGCTCTTGATAGCGTAATTGATTCTAATAGTGTGAAGCAGGCTATCCGTATTTTCTCAATCGCTGCTGTTGTGTCGTCATTTATTGGTGTCGGCTTAGGCGTCTTTGATTACCTTGCAGATTTTTTTGGCTTTGAAGACAGCAAACAAGGCCGCATGAAAACTTGGGCGATCACCTTTATTCCACCGCTATTATTCTCATTAGTGTCACCGTTTGGTTTTCTTACTGCGATTGGACTTGCAGGTGCAGCGGCGACTATCTGGGCGTGTATTATTCCGGCATTGTTAGCGAAGAAAACCCGTCAATGTAAAGCGTCGAAAGAAGGGTTTGTGGTACCGGGCGGTAATGTGACGGTGTATGTCGTGATTGGTTTTGGTGTAGTCACTGCCGTGTTCCATATTATGGCAATGGCAAATTTACTGCCGATTTTTAAAGGCTAA
- a CDS encoding DUF4250 domain-containing protein, translating into MDLAKFESMDPIMLMSIVNMKIRDEFQNLDELVKYYDIDRQKLIDKLASAGFEYQPEAKQFR; encoded by the coding sequence ATGGACTTAGCTAAATTTGAATCCATGGATCCTATTATGTTGATGAGTATCGTTAACATGAAAATCCGTGATGAATTCCAAAATCTCGATGAGCTTGTTAAATACTACGATATCGATCGTCAAAAGCTGATCGATAAACTGGCAAGTGCTGGATTTGAATACCAGCCTGAAGCCAAACAGTTTCGCTAA
- a CDS encoding YaeP family protein, whose amino-acid sequence MQVYQCGELIRATYAQIGSGDQGYIPAAIACAIKTFNDIAENTSLPLEVRERAAFAAANLLISDHEDK is encoded by the coding sequence ATGCAAGTTTATCAATGTGGTGAGCTTATTCGTGCGACCTATGCACAAATTGGAAGTGGCGATCAAGGATACATTCCTGCAGCTATTGCCTGCGCAATCAAAACTTTCAACGATATTGCAGAAAACACCAGCCTACCGCTAGAAGTGCGTGAACGTGCAGCTTTTGCTGCGGCTAATTTATTAATTAGTGATCATGAGGACAAATAA
- a CDS encoding GGDEF domain-containing protein, which translates to MEQALFKHVTSSPSPKLKQKPLAADQRLLILQKLQGKLEIRLLFEILCRELDKQIDICRLVWRLDKTTTLIRQGQASPHQKSFALRFSDTCLGTLQYSTLYPLDDDEISLLHTYHRLLAGPLFNAIEYRKVKNMALMDQLSGLCNRMCFEQDIHHAIAMSEKRSVELVLFICDLDNFKQINDNFGHLDGDKVIKAFSQALKHAIRNSDRCYRIGGDEFIILLQPASPRSEIKVAARISDYINQSPILSTLNIGFSYGTATFTQGDSMVSLIERADRKLYQHKRNK; encoded by the coding sequence ATGGAACAGGCTTTATTTAAACACGTAACCTCATCTCCTTCCCCTAAGCTAAAGCAAAAACCTTTAGCCGCAGATCAACGCCTGTTGATCCTGCAAAAGCTACAAGGGAAGTTAGAGATCCGCTTACTATTTGAGATCCTATGCCGCGAGCTCGATAAACAAATTGATATTTGTCGCCTCGTTTGGCGCTTAGATAAAACCACCACCTTGATCCGTCAAGGACAAGCAAGTCCTCATCAAAAAAGTTTTGCTCTTCGCTTTAGTGATACCTGTTTAGGTACTCTGCAATATTCAACCTTATACCCACTGGATGATGACGAAATCAGCTTGCTACATACTTATCATCGTCTATTAGCAGGTCCATTATTTAACGCTATTGAATACCGTAAAGTAAAAAATATGGCATTAATGGATCAATTGTCTGGCTTATGTAATCGAATGTGCTTTGAGCAAGATATTCATCATGCCATTGCTATGAGTGAAAAGCGCAGTGTGGAGTTAGTACTGTTTATCTGTGATTTAGACAACTTCAAACAGATCAATGACAACTTTGGTCATCTCGATGGTGACAAAGTGATTAAGGCATTTTCTCAAGCCTTAAAACATGCGATCAGAAATTCTGATCGTTGTTACCGCATTGGTGGCGATGAATTTATTATTTTACTGCAACCTGCAAGCCCACGTTCTGAAATCAAAGTCGCCGCAAGGATCAGCGACTACATCAATCAAAGCCCTATTCTTAGTACTCTCAATATTGGCTTTTCTTATGGTACAGCAACCTTTACTCAAGGTGATTCGATGGTATCTCTAATTGAACGCGCCGATCGTAAACTCTACCAACACAAGCGCAATAAATAA